One Osmerus mordax isolate fOsmMor3 chromosome 16, fOsmMor3.pri, whole genome shotgun sequence genomic window carries:
- the LOC136958803 gene encoding HERV-H LTR-associating protein 1 produces the protein MSKRDVLASTEIPAQYIDPAAIDLTPLVNTLINSTQSGSHQLFSLLSVTSHSSLALHKLTLLVYNISSFRSFENNMFPKRYCYCVTNETNDLTDFTAILLDVMGNSTSYLHELFKSSSILSVSQKNHSDCTYICVMAGKTDKELSKLWEVDSIKPLFNQTITEDSHRVGNISAHKIPIGWHQLPTNASHISSPGISAVLTSRVHATARATIKDLPTAALETTESKPPTTTAARPTSTPTNINTSQTNININTSQTNINTSQTNININTSQININTSQTNINTNQTNFSTSQTNINTSQTNINTSQTNINTSQTNINTSQTNIHTSQTDINTSQTNINTSQTNINTSQTNINTIRPISTSTPVRPTSTPVRPTSTPTNINTSQTNINTSQTNINTSQTKINTSQTNINTSQTNIHTSQTNINTTTTRTRVITRAPVTEKPGCPWRRPALHHSGEWTDDDLTSATPTTTVSAHKLQPCVLELCKFFSQCLCRSYGSKTRMRYCADSHLWYEKHTFEVCRRVRRVSFSKNLKQRCLARMCNKL, from the exons ATGTCCAAGAGAGATGTTCTAGCATCAACAG AAATCCCAGCGCAATATATTGATCCAGCAGCAATAGATCTTACCCCATTGGTCAATACATTAATTAATTCAACACAATCAG GATCACATCAGCTATTTTCCCTGCTTAGTGTGACCTCACACAGTTCCTTGGCCCTTCATAAGCTCACTCTGCTGGTCTACAACA TTTCAAGTTTCCGAAGTTTCGAGAACAATATGTTTCCGAAGAGATACTGTTATTGTGTAACAAACGAAACGAATGATTTAACAG ATTTTACAGCAATATTATTGGATGTGATGGGAAATTCCACAAGCTATCTACATGAGCTGTTCAAATCCAGCTCTATACTATCAG TGAGTCAGAAAAATCATTCTGACTGCACATATATCTGTGTAATGGCTGGAAAAACAG ATAAAGAACTGTCTAAACTGTGGGAGGTGGACTCCATCAAGCCACTGTTCAACCAGACCATCACAGAGGACAGCCACAGAG TAGGTAACATCTCGGCTCACAAGATACCTATTG GTTGGCACCAACTGCCAACGAATGCAAGCCATATTTCCTCACCTGGGATAAGTGCTGTACTAACCAGTAGAGTCCATGCCACTGCACGAG CCACTATCAAAGATTTACCAACTGCAGCTCTGGAGACTACAGAATCAAAACCACCCACTACAACCGCAGCCAGACCAACATCCACACCA accaacatcaacaccagccagaccaatatcaacatcaacaccagccagaccaacatcaacaccagccAGACCAATATCAACATCAACACCAGCCAGATCAACATCAACACCAGCCAGACCAACATCAATACCAATCAGACGAACTTCAGCACCAGCCagaccaacatcaacaccagccagaccaacatcaacaccagtcagaccaacatcaacaccagtcagaccaacatcaacaccagtCAGACCAACATCCACACCAGTCAGACCGACATCAACACCAGTCagaccaacatcaacaccagccagaccaacatcaacaccagccagaccaacatcaacacca TCAGACCAATATCAACATCAACACCAGTCAGACCGACATCAACACCAGTCagaccaacatcaacacca accaacatcaacaccagccagaccaacatcaacaccagccagaccaacatcaacaccagtCAGACCAAAATCAACACCAGCCagaccaacatcaacaccagccagaccaacatccacaccagccagaccaacatcaacacca CCACAACTAGAACCAGGGTGATCACCAGAGCACCTGTCACTGAGAAACCAG GTTGCCCGTGGAGACGACCCGCGTTGCACCACTCGGGGGAGTGGACGGACGATGACCTCACCAGCGCGACCCCAACGACCACCGTCAGCGCCCACAAGCTGCAGCCCTGCGTTCTGGAGCTCTGCAAGTTCTTCTCCCAGTGTCTCTGCCGCTCCTACGGATCCAAGACGAGGATGAG ATATTGTGCCGACAGTCATCTGTGGTACGAGAAACACACGTTTGAGGTGTGCAGGCGGGTCAGAAGAGTTTCCTTCTCTAAAA ATTTGAAACAGAGGTGCCTTGCGAGAATGTGCAACAAACTGTGA